In Neodiprion pinetum isolate iyNeoPine1 chromosome 6, iyNeoPine1.2, whole genome shotgun sequence, one genomic interval encodes:
- the Syx18 gene encoding syntaxin-18 — MDISALFKACVKTVRLRNKALGIPSDTKSPLKKSTKQTPFFGKARDVLMQITKLRDFLLENRKAYLNFANHLTSLPQMSEAERDQIDLGAQKIMTTCSHLIKDLERELAGFDGARQDLEHREIVLLLIEKYLRNVCKVYSEQKAIRVKRAMEMRKMARLESNTSKLKLSKSSLSVPEVQEERDQLSSNESSPMKIQEINGDVNLLADDEELTAEDIQILESENAQLHNELNTLTEEVKQVESKVVHIAELQEIFTEKVLDQDRNLDRLMTTVVGSTENVKEANEQIRQAIQRNAGLRVWILFFLIVMSFSLLFLDWYND, encoded by the coding sequence ATGGACATCAGCGCGTTATTTAAAGCCTGTGTGAAGACTGTACGTCTTCGCAATAAAGCTTTGGGTATACCAAGCGACACAAAGTCCCCATTAAAAAAATCCACGAAGCAAACTCCGTTTTTCGGTAAAGCCAGAGACGTTTTAATGCAAATAACAAAGTTGAGAGATTTCTTGTTAGAAAATAGAAAGGCGTATTTAAATTTTGCCAATCACTTAACGAGTCTGCCGCAAATGAGCGAAGCTGAAAGAGACCAAATTGATTTAGGCGCACAGAAGATCATGACCACATGTTCTCATCTCATAAAAGATCTTGAAAGAGAATTGGCTGGATTTGATGGTGCACGTCAGGATTTGGAACACAGGGAAATTGTACTGTTATTGATTGAGAAATATTTGCGAAACGTCTGCAAGGTATATTCGGAGCAGAAAGCAATCAGAGTAAAAAGAGCTATGGAGATGAGGAAGATGGCTAGATTAGAATCAAATACAAGCAAATTGAAGCTGTCTAAATCATCGCTCAGCGTACCTGAAGTACAGGAGGAACGAGACCAGCTAAGCTCCAATGAATCGAGTCCGATGAAAATCCAGGAAATCAATGGGGATGTTAATTTATTGGCTGATGACGAGGAGCTCACTGCTGAAGATATTCAAATACTTGAATCCGAAAATGCTCAGCTGCATAACGAGTTGAATACGTTAACTGAAGAGGTAAAGCAAGTCGAGAGCAAAGTTGTACACATTGCTGAACTGCAGGaaatatttacagaaaaaGTATTGGATCAGGATAGAAATTTAGATAGATTAATGACAACGGTTGTTGGATCTACAGAAAATGTCAAAGAAGCCAATGAACAAATCCGTCAAGCCATTCAAAGGAATGCTGGTTTGAGAGTatggattttattttttctcattgttatgtcattttcacttttattcttAGACTGGTATAACGATTGA
- the LOC124222107 gene encoding serine-rich adhesin for platelets has translation MAENQENDNPVVDSQETYYEKAQNISGSQMLDESQDFALVVAEDSDESTTSQSQIVKNVCEAEAGGDSVEQKTILSKTEIINDNPTKPEIFHKTQNIYIHEKKLSEEKDIQGLNMENDAHDSKCNDRKGSDEEEIIQGTPPEISSPSRKRKADSFDEPAAKIQRTLAQRDALKLDRNMGNADTKLILNEVPIEDTQKPLDILSENTENIDDAEKLDLRATQTYKNVVIAETQDSVESEPVISSDLTALENMSSNVKSDESDEKNPRSTDKRDSELDAANSKPNSFDSNSALSDSEKVVPQPDGNMLIEASGETSEMNTNGKDVQETTEDDKMCNTDDSSNIVSTDLIEKKSCKSTKFSEKEVNVSDNVAKEFFDVPLPTSDSNVESTCDTGSHGSNKSRMSIEVIYDRKSSSQEKKRCLGLVEIDEEGEKIILDDSNEESPKNTTIYKSCLDSKTNSESSYKSTGCTEVHKHNDDSQILDCHTSNDDDLTMNSNAKTVSLVSESDPFVDDVVTGLNKGETSASIASHPNTEQSFRSSPKLNDTLEMVNVVTDSEGDSLFGNVNTQKLSDNKTDNPLNASLGIKTAAIEKKTRFYVDLKYTLHIDETTKEIIYKEVTDVHCEPVFENSGARRNSDVSGCLADISGNANKDNSPGSVMSNPQLFQLPLSRLSIASTISSSSSLSSAASLAAKLLKNTNFSEPKGRAKHARRPPMEVHSEEKIIDGWKNTRLISEALLQSANAFIYSPESFHLDNEPGKIEDKVLSSTPETIEDTEMPPQVSTPKSTKAKKLLKRKRTTNGTAKSNGIRKGSPEIVTTSQEARLHVNKKRESNDSVQSDKLSKEITSLSTPSSLSTRTETLRSLTPQNLPNDELIGKVVFAKWSDNTYYPGEVIGKTKDKYRIKFYDGKSKLVMEEFVIPMPGSLREGLSVYATSKEDGYASMGIILKSENVKNMIYYTVEMDTGEKIRVQINDISLMPGQAQILKEEMDVALQNLPKTPQHLGRVSLDNLIDGKRRSRRAATPTVSTPKSRKAISPRSNKTTKSISPSGSGLPKLKGNKQAILTSESETKTNESDISATDDVDGVEPELPTMPSVPISKGPSDRMKGRGRGKSKQIHDDAELGPIPPASSLIFENMSFILTSTSSDVISRHHTDDSCSDPGTENEEEWLKTPFVKDRVKKQLVNGGGIVYDSFKQIPQSEYKKVKLITNVPNLTAKSIQCLSVGIPTYSHNWVIQCCRDKKTLKLTPYELPAGWSEEKRKYIESYDRLIKQPFNGMIIALPVLDNRNVINRTIQFWRSICENAGAVVQIINDPETDLSHVTAVLTDNRCPSWLVEKADSLQIPLVSTVWIVQCIIVGQSLQYDSHPKYSYNFMQP, from the exons atggcTGAAAATCAAGAAAATGACAATCCCGTAGTGGATTCACAAGAAACTTATTATGAGAAAGCGCAAAACATAAGTGGAAGCCAAATGTTGGATGAAAGTCAAGATTTTGCTTTGGTTGTTGCTGAAGATTCAGATGAAAGTACAACATCTCAGTCccaaattgtgaaaaatgtttgcgAAGCTGAAGCTGGTGGAGACTCTGTAGAACAAAAAACTATTCTATCAAAGACAGAAATCATTAATGATAATCCGACAAAACCAGAGATTTTTCATAAGacacaaaatatttatatccaCGAAAAGAAACTGAGTGAAGAAAAGGATATTCAAGGTTTAAACATGGAGAACGATGCTCATGATTCAAAATGTAATGACAGAAAGGGGAGCGACgaagaagaaattattcaagGTACTCCACCTGAAATTTCTTCTCCATCCAGGAAACGTAAGGCTGATTCTTTTGATGAACCAGCAGCTAAAATCCAGCGAACTCTAGCACAAAGAGATGCCTTAAAACTGGATAGAAACATGGGAAATGCAGATACAAAATTAATCTTGAATGAAGTACCTATTGAAGATACACAAAAACCATTAGATATCCTTTCTGAAAATACCGAAAATATTGACGATGCAGAGAAATTAGACCTACGTGCTACTCAAACTTATAAAAATGTAGTTATTGCAGAAACACAAGATTCAGTTGAATCTGAACCAGTTATTTCAAGTGATTTGACTGCTCTGGAAAATATGAGTTCAAATGTTAAATCAGATGAATCTGATGAGAAGAATCCACGTTCTACAGATAAACGTGATTCAGAACTTGATGCAGCTAATAGTAAACCCAATTCATTCGACAGTAATAGTGCTTTGTCAGATAGCGAGAAAGTGGTTCCACAACCTGATGGAAACATGTTGATAGAAGCCTCTGGTGAGACTTCAGAAATGAATACCAATGGAAAAGATGTGCAAGAGACAACTGAAGATGATAAAATGTGCAATACTGATGACAGCTCAAATATTGTGAGTACAGATTTGATTGAGAAAAAGAGTTGCAAAAGTACAAAGTTTAGTGAAAAGGAAGTTAATGTTTCCGACAATGTGGCTAAGGAATTTTTTGACGTGCCTCTGCCAACTAGTGACAGTAACGTAGAATCTACTTGCGATACAGGATCTCATGGTTCAAATAAGTCACGAATGAGCATTGAGGTAATATACGACAGAAAATCTTCGAgccaagagaaaaaaaggtgtTTAGGCTTGGTGGAAATTGATGAAGAAGGGGAAAAGATTATTTTGGATGATTCAAACGAGGAAAGCCCtaaaaatacaacaatttataAGAGCTGCTTGGACAGCAAAACTAACAGTGAATCAAGCTACAAGTCCACAGGTTGTACAGAAGTCCACAAACATAATGATGACAGCCAAATATTAGATTGCCATACATCAAATGATGACGATTTAACTATGAATAGCAACGCAAAGACGGTCAGTTTGGTCAGCGAATCTGATCCATTTGTTGATGATGTAGTGACAGGACTAAATAAAGGTGAGACTTCTGCGTCCATCGCAAGTCACCCAAATACAGAACAAAGTTTTCGATCCAGCCCTAAACTAAATGACACCTTGGAGATGGTGAATGTTGTTACTGACAGTGAAGGAGATAGTCTTTTTGGCAATGTTAATACACAAAAATTATCTGATAACAAAACTGATAATCCATTGAACGCATCATTGGGTATCAAAACAGCAgcaattgaaaagaaaacgagatTCTATGTCGACTTGAAGTACACGTTACACATTGACGAAACTAccaaagaaataatttataaagaaGTAACGGATGTACATTGCGAGCcagtgtttgaaaattcggGTGCTCGAAGAAATAGTGATGTGTCTGGATGTCTAGCTGATATATCTGGGAATGCCAACAAAGATAATTCTCCAGGATCAGTGATGAGCAATCCTCAACTGTTTCAACTTCCCCTATCTAGGCTTTCCATTGCATCAACGATAAGCTCCTCAAGTTCCTTGTCAAGTGCTGCTTCTTTGGCTGCAAAACTACTGAAGAACACCAACTTCTCTGAACCAAAAGGTCGTGCGAAACATGCTAGAAGGCCACCAATGGAAGTGCActcagaagaaaaaattattgatggTTGGAAGAATACTCGCTTAATTTCAGAAGCGCTCTTGCAGTCTGCAAATGCTTTCATTTATTCTCCAGAAAGCTTCCATCTTGATAACGAACCTGGCAAAATTGAAGACAAAGTATTATCATCTACGCCAGAAACAATAGAAGATACAGAAATGCCCCCGCAAGTGTCAACTCCGAAAAGTACAAAGGCTAAAAAACTATTAAAACGGAAACGTACAACTAATGGAACTGCAAAAAGCAATGGTATCAGGAAAGGCTCCCCAGAAATTGTAACTACCAGTCAAGAAGCCAGACTGCACGTTAACAAAAAACGTGAGAGCAACGACAGTGTTCAATCAGATAAGCTATCGAAAGAAATTACAAGTTTATCAACTCCTAGTAGCCTGAGCACAAGAACAGAGACGCTGAGAAGTCTAACTCCACAAAATTTGCCAAATGATGAATTGATAGGCAAAGTCGTATTTGCCAAATGGTCAGACAATACTTACTACCCAGGTGAAGTTATAGGTAAAACTAAAGACAAGTATAGGATAAAGTTTTACGATGGTAAAAGCAAACTTGTGATGGAGGAATTTGTAATACCTATGCCTGGATCATTGAGGGAAGGTTTATCTGTTTATGCTACTAGCAAAGAAGACGGCTACGCATCAATGGGGATAATTTTGAAATCCGAGAACgttaaaaatatgatatattatacagtgGAAATGGACACTGGGGAGAAAATTAGAGTCCAAATCAACGACATATCCTTGATGCCAGGGCAGGCTCAAATTCTGAAGGAAGAGATGGATGTGGCTTTACAAAATCTACCAAAAACTCCGCAGCACTTGGGTCGAGTTAGTCTTGACAACTTAATCGATGGTAAAAGACGATCAAGGCGAGCTGCCACTCCGACTGTGTCGACACCCAAATCAAGGAAAGCCATTTCTCCAAGATCTAACAAAACAACTAAATCCATATCTCCGTCTGGTTCTGGTCTTCCTAAACTTAAAGGAAATAAACAAGCAATATTGACTTCAGAAAGCGAAACCAAAACAAACGAGTCTGATATTTCAGCGACAGATGATGTGGACGGTGTTGAACCTGAACTACCAACAATGCCATCAGTTCCAATATCAAAGGGACCTTCGGATAGAATGAAAGGGAGAGGGCGAGGCAAGTCTAAGCAAATACATGACGATGCCGAACTTGGACCTATACCTCCGGCATCATcgttaatatttgaaaatatgtctTTCATTTTGACCTCCACCTCGTCAGATGTCATTTCACGTCATCACACAGATGATTCGTGTTCGGATCCTGGAACAGAAAATGAAGAGGAATGGCTTAAAACGCCCTTTGTGAAAGATAGGGTGAAAAAACAATTGGTTAACGGGGGAGGAATAGTGTATGATTCCTTTAAACAAATACCACAATCTGAATATAAAAAGGTTAAACTTATCACCAATGTACCAAATTTAACGGCAAAGAGCATACAATGCCTTTCGGTTGGGATTCCAACCTACAGTCACAACTGGGTAATCCAGTGCTGTCGGGAT AAAAAAACTCTCAAACTTACTCCATACGAATTGCCAGCTGGTTGGAgtgaagagaaaaggaaatacaTTGAATCGTACGATCGATTGATCAAACAACCATTTAATGGAATGATAATAGCCTTGCCAGTACTGGATAACAGAAACGTGATCAACCGTACAATTCAATTTTGGCGCAGTATCTGCGAGAATGCCGGTGCTGTAGTTCAAATAATAAACGACCCAG AAACTGATTTGTCTCATGTAACCGCAGTACTGACAGATAACAGATGCCCGTCTTGGCTGGTTGAAAAGGCTGATAGTTTGCAAATTCCTTTGGTATCGACAGTTTGGATTGTACAATGCATAATTGTAGGCCAATCTCTCCAATACGATTCTCATCCTAAATATTCCTATAATTTTATGCAGCCCTGA
- the epsilonCOP gene encoding coatomer subunit epsilon isoform X1, which produces MARQQQADVDELFDVKNHFYIGNYQQCINEAQKVKPSTSEIALERDVFLYRVYIAQRKFRVVLDEINNSSPSDLQPLKMLAEYFANSNRREAIIAELDQIVKNANIDNHNFMIVAATIYYHEKNLESALRILRNADNLECLALTLQIYLKMDRLDLARKELKAMQEKDDDATLTQLAQAWLNISSGGDKLQDAYYIFQEMIDKHSSTSMLLNGQATCFIGQAKYEEAESALQESLDKDSNNPDALINMIVLSQHMGKPPEVVNRYLSQLKDSHLDHPFVKEYLQKEIEFQRLKKQYSPSA; this is translated from the exons ATGGCACGTCAGCAGCAGGCCGACGTTGATGAATTATTCGatgttaaaaatcatttttacatCGGTAATTATCAACAATGTATCAACGAAGCCCAAAAAGTAAAG CCATCTACGTCAGAAATAGCTCTGGAACGAGATGTATTTCTGTACCGAGTTTACATAGCACAAAGAAAATTCCGAGTGGTACTGgacgaaataaataattcatctcCATCAGATCTACAGCCACTGAAAATGCTGGCGGAATACTTTGCCAATTCAAATAGGCGTGAAGCGATCATTGCTGAACTTGACCAAATAGTCAAAAATGCTAATATAGACAATCACAACTTCATGATTGTTGCAGCGACAATTTATTATCATGAAAAGAATTTAGAATCTGCATTAAGAATATTGCGAAATGCGGATAATCTGGAATGCCTCGCTCTTACACTACAAATTTATCTTAAAATGGACCGTCTCGATTTGGCAAGAAAAGAACTTAAAGCAATGCAAGAAAAGGATGACGACGCTACTTTAACCCAATTAGCTCAAGCCTGGCTCAATATAAGTAGCGGAGGTGATAAACTCCAAgatgcatattatatattccaG GAAATGATTGATAAACATTCAAGCACAAGCATGCTGTTAAATGGTCAAGCGACATGCTTTATTGGACAAGCAAAATATGAAGAGGCAGAATCGGCGTTGCAAGAATCATTGGACAAAGATAGCAACAATCCAGACGCATTGATTAATATGATTGTTCTTTCGCAGCATATGGGGAAGCCACCAGAAGTTGTAAATCGCTACTTGAGTCAGTTGAAGGACTCCCATTTAGACCATCCTTTTGTTAAAGAATATTTGCAAAAAGAAATTGAGTTTCAGAGACtcaaaaaacaatattcaCCATCCGCCTGA
- the LOC124222111 gene encoding uncharacterized protein encodes MQDICENIRTAIEHGRTDIIRSLLDACENGNTGESITKEKILNQALLEEGTFLLYASKINQVDVVRSLLSCGADPTIQNSQGYNAVDVASSDAIRRIYVEELLRATAASELERVVQLLAAGININSWDSEGSKNTPLHWAACYGNKDIIKCLIDRGADVNAENSCGATPLHDAVNRGEVTICQELLHSGANPLARANKGTFAGKTPYDLAIGKPTLHSMLQKFLAIVTSNESSSMHNANTFMSQNYGDRKVSKSSNLSQLSIDSTNKSFDQIFEGMSREPGIDSPVKSIGERYGIFNLIWPQPKTIIELPDALPFIAGKELFISIIQGTESIHRILDVWEISRSILLELGHDVKIGEVQPRSGKLYSDQQIECLVNGNLFNVSNGYQLLISQNVIKVTAGSLAGLHYAVCTFVQILRLCKTHKTSDVCEIDAVLVKDEPRFKHRGVLLDISPRGRIPNLEYLFHMIDLWSAFKISHLHLYSRLAPSCDWQLCYTRSEMVTLDRYCRDRHLELVPALDVDSNVSQRHLPQMWPVFQELLATFPSLNYVHVGPRLASLLVQLENLDSSLSGNETVETDMSEVFKSYSCLQELWHILNLNSDATLLLCSNGLHSKPDLRNVPSNVVLVEYGFQADYDFSEWTEVFRNAGGNVLPSSGTASYNSLAGCPASTYANTRNAVKTALQQNSFGIVVAHWSGSHHLTPHPFAWVGFLIAAGLAWNPASEFDTFNMESCDMSELPNTSRQLTLAKLLDIHVFSDSEGKVGNAILELGRVDTLVLTLSKNQAVTDLKQIPDNRGSTLYRLLTDPDNVTLDNLSTDLFVKITKQIKRISHSLYEVNLTSKFALMEIQELQLTADLMLTACRIGRTLIGVGVNPNSNMGLAVINLGVSNLPPTFRTDIANKLLAHIEQYKGAWLQRHLPQGLQSSLLVLTAALHRFVPES; translated from the exons ATGCAAGATATTTGCGAAAATATTCGTACGGCAATCGAGCACGGCCGTACCGATATTATCCGATCTCTATTGGACGCAT GTGAAAATGGAAATACAGGAGAGAGCattacaaaggaaaaaattctgaatcaGGCTCTCTTAGAGGAAGGGACTTTCCTTCTGTACGCATCTAAg ATAAATCAAGTAGACGTTGTGCGAAGTCTTCTTAGCTGCGGTGCAGATCCTACAATTCAAAACTCTCAGGGTTACAATGCAGTTGACGTTGCATCTTCTGATGCAATACGACGTATTTATGTCGAAGAACTCTTAAGAGCTACTGCTGCATCTGA GCTGGAAAGAGTTGTGCAATTACTAGCTGCAGGGATAAACATCAATTCCTGGGATTCAGAGGGGAGTAAAAATACTCCACTTCATTGGGCTGCTTGCTATGGCAACAAAGACATAATTAAGTGTCTGATag ACAGAGGAGCAGATGTTAATGCAGAGAATAGTTGCGGAGCAACCCCTTTACATGATGCAGTTAATCGTGGAGAAGTGACAATTTGTCAGGAACTGTTACATTCTGGAGCTAATCCTCTTGCACGTGCAAACAAAGG AACATTCGCTGGGAAAACTCCGTATGATTTGGCAATTGGAAAGCCTACATTGCATTCTATGTTGCAGAAATTTTTAGCAATCGTAACATCTAATGAAAGCAGTAGTATGCATAATGCTAATACGTTTATGAGCCAAAACTATGGAGACCGAAAAGTATCAAAGTCTTCAAATTTGAGCCAACTTTCAATAGATTCTACCAATAAATCATTTGACCAAATATTTGAGGGGATGAGTCGTGAACCTGGAATCGATAGTCCTGTTAAAAGTATAGGAGAAAGATATGGGATATTCAATCTCATTTGGCCACAGCCGAAGACTATTATCGAACTTCCAGACGCACTTCCATTCATTGCTGGAAAAGAActatttatttctataatacAAGGCACTGAATCGATCCACAGAATATTGGATGTATGGGAGATTAGTAGGTCAATATTATTGGAGCTTGGTCATGACGTTAAAATTGGTGAAGTACAACCAAGATCTGGAAAACTATATTCCGATCAACAGATAGAGTGTTTAGTTAATGGAAACCTCTTCAACGTTAGTAACGGCTACCAACTGCTGATTTCTCAAAATGTTATTAAAGTAACTGCTGGTAGTTTGGCAGGCTTGCATTACGCGGTTTGTACGTTTGTACAAATCCTAAGATTGTGCAAAACTCACAAAACATCAGATGTATGCGAAATTGATGCTGTCTTAGTTAAGGACGAACCAAGATTCAAACACAGAGGCGTATTACTGGACATATCTCCAAGAGGACGAATACCCAACCTAGAATACTTATTCCACATGATCGATTTATGGTCAGCATTTAAAATATCTCACTTACATCTCTACTCTAGGTTGGCACCAAGCTGTGATTGGCAATTATGTTACACTAGATCAGAAATGGTGACGCTGGACAGATACTGCAG AGATCGGCACTTGGAATTAGTGCCCGCATTGGACGTTGACTCAAACGTAAGTCAACGTCACTTACCCCAAATGTGGCCAGTATTTCAAGAACTGCTTGCCACCTTTCCAAGTCTAAATTACGTACATGTTGGGCCCCGGCTGGCTAGTTTGCTTGTTCAGTTAGAAAATTTGGACTCAAGTTTATCTGGGAATGAAACTGTGGAAACAGATATGTCTGAAGTATTCAAATCGTACTCTTGTCTCCAAGAACTTTGGCATATTTTAAACTTGAATTCCGATGCAACGTTATTACTATGTTCAAATGGACTACACTCCAAACCGGACTTACGAAACGTTCCAAGCAATGTCGTCCTGGTGGAATATGGTTTTCAg GCTGACTACGATTTCTCAGAATGGACAGAAGTATTCAGAAATGCTGGTGGCAATGTGTTGCCTAGCTCTGGAACAGCAAGTTATAATAGTTTGGCTGGATGTCCGGCTTCGACTTATGCCAACACAAGAAATGCTGTAAAAACTGCCCTACAGCAAAATTCATTCGGCATTGTCGTAGCTCACTGGTCAGGTAGCCATCATTTGACCCCGCACCCGTTCGCTTGGGTAGGGTTTTTAATTGCAGCTGGGCTTGCCTGGAATCCAGCTAGCGAGTTTGATACTTTCAATATGGAAAGCTGTGATATGTCTGAACTCCCTAATACTTCCAG ACAGCTGACTCTAGCAAAACTGCTCGATATTCATGTTTTTTCGGACTCGGAAGGAAAAGTGGGCAATGCAATACTTGAATTAGGACGTGTGGATACGTTAGTACTAACATTGAGTAAAAATCAAGCAGTAACAGACTTGAAGCAAATACCAGATAACAGAGGTTCTACTCTGTATCGGCTTTTAACTGACCCAGACAATGTTACGTTAGATAATCTATCGACTGATTTATTTGTG aaaattactAAGCAAATTAAACGCATTTCCCACTCATTGTATGAAGTAAACCTAACATCAAAGTTTGCTTTAATGGAAATTCAGGAACTTCAATTAACAGCAGACTTGATGCTGACTGCCTGTCGTATTGGTAGAACTCTGATCGGTGTTGGCGTTAATCCAAATAGCAATATGGGCCTAGCTGTTATTAACCTTGGAGTAAGCAATTTACCACCGACTTTTAGGACGGATATAGCCAACAAGCTTTTAGCTCATATTGAGCAGTACAAAGGTGCTTGGCTACAAAGACACTTGCCTCAAGGGCTTCAAAGTTCCTTGTTAGTGTTAACTGCGGCCTTACATAGATTTGTGCCCGAATCATAA
- the Vlet gene encoding COMM domain-containing protein 10: MTSWITLTPRLREGLDIVDRIDSGKLRLLASRICQNLQTSVGGNVFTPSQEEKLSVSLELNKTELSLLLDTTTLIYAQAAYHVVKPALMESDMKETFALQHEKADVLVQIWATYAKSIVDELQQKSIFPVQVTEINWNLNVQSSSTVVAKDMRPTVTLQVGLTDTSSKQSKSSLTIETDKTGLLELYDNLEKIQMQLDSLK, encoded by the exons ATGACTTCGTGGATAACTCTGACGCCAAG GCTAAGAGAAGGCCTCGATATTGTAGATAGAATTGATTCTGGTAAACTTCGTCTTCTTGCATCTAGAATTTGCCAAAATTTACAGACAAGTGTTGGAGGCAACGTGTTTACTCCCAgccaagaagaaaaattgtccGTTTCTTTAGAGTTGAATAAAACAGAGTTGAGCTTACTTCTCGACACTACGACACTGATCTATGCACAAGCTGCTTATCACGTTGTCAAGCCTGCCTTGATGGAATCTGACATGAAAGAAACATTCGCTCTTCAACATGAAAAAGCTGATGTACTTGTTCAGATCTGGGCTACTTACGCAAAGAGTATAGTTGATGAATTACAACAAAAGTCTATTTTTCCAGTTCAG gTTACCGAGATTAATTGGAATCTCAATGTTCAGTCTTCGTCTACGGTAGTGGCCAAAGATATGCGTCCAACTGTAACGCTTCAAGTTGGGCTAACAGATACTTCGAGCAAGCAGTCAAAGTCATCGTTAACTATTGAAACTGACAAAACAGGCTTATTAGAGCTCTACGATAATTTAGAAAAGATCCAAATGCAATTAGATTCCCTTAAATAA
- the epsilonCOP gene encoding coatomer subunit epsilon isoform X2: protein MARQQQADVDELFDVKNHFYIGNYQQCINEAQKPSTSEIALERDVFLYRVYIAQRKFRVVLDEINNSSPSDLQPLKMLAEYFANSNRREAIIAELDQIVKNANIDNHNFMIVAATIYYHEKNLESALRILRNADNLECLALTLQIYLKMDRLDLARKELKAMQEKDDDATLTQLAQAWLNISSGGDKLQDAYYIFQEMIDKHSSTSMLLNGQATCFIGQAKYEEAESALQESLDKDSNNPDALINMIVLSQHMGKPPEVVNRYLSQLKDSHLDHPFVKEYLQKEIEFQRLKKQYSPSA, encoded by the exons ATGGCACGTCAGCAGCAGGCCGACGTTGATGAATTATTCGatgttaaaaatcatttttacatCGGTAATTATCAACAATGTATCAACGAAGCCCAAAAA CCATCTACGTCAGAAATAGCTCTGGAACGAGATGTATTTCTGTACCGAGTTTACATAGCACAAAGAAAATTCCGAGTGGTACTGgacgaaataaataattcatctcCATCAGATCTACAGCCACTGAAAATGCTGGCGGAATACTTTGCCAATTCAAATAGGCGTGAAGCGATCATTGCTGAACTTGACCAAATAGTCAAAAATGCTAATATAGACAATCACAACTTCATGATTGTTGCAGCGACAATTTATTATCATGAAAAGAATTTAGAATCTGCATTAAGAATATTGCGAAATGCGGATAATCTGGAATGCCTCGCTCTTACACTACAAATTTATCTTAAAATGGACCGTCTCGATTTGGCAAGAAAAGAACTTAAAGCAATGCAAGAAAAGGATGACGACGCTACTTTAACCCAATTAGCTCAAGCCTGGCTCAATATAAGTAGCGGAGGTGATAAACTCCAAgatgcatattatatattccaG GAAATGATTGATAAACATTCAAGCACAAGCATGCTGTTAAATGGTCAAGCGACATGCTTTATTGGACAAGCAAAATATGAAGAGGCAGAATCGGCGTTGCAAGAATCATTGGACAAAGATAGCAACAATCCAGACGCATTGATTAATATGATTGTTCTTTCGCAGCATATGGGGAAGCCACCAGAAGTTGTAAATCGCTACTTGAGTCAGTTGAAGGACTCCCATTTAGACCATCCTTTTGTTAAAGAATATTTGCAAAAAGAAATTGAGTTTCAGAGACtcaaaaaacaatattcaCCATCCGCCTGA